TTCtagaaataaaatacaaatataaacttttttgaATGACCTATGCAAATATAAGTATTTAgtacataaaatttattaaatagatcaatttttgttgactaaattatatctcaaatatatgttataaataaagtttataaataaagtaaaagtaGTAATATAATAGTATTCTTCGTTTACAAGTGTGAATGTATATCGAAACTTAAATTTGTTATCGAATAAAATCTTTTGTGGTGTTATAGATATTTTATTGGAATTTCATTTACTATAGTATCCAATTAGATAAATTATgactattaaattataattttgataatgtaattcaattttaactagttaaataaaatataatttattaattctaAAAAACTAATGAGTGtaaaataataagtaaatgTAACTGGCTAACAAACTTAAAACTAACTATCTAAATATCTATTTGTAACTGTAATTAAgtaactctatttaattgacaAACTTAACTaagtaactaaataaataagtaactaaataaataattaagtcacCTTTCTCAATGGCTTAAACCCCAAGTTTATAAGTAGCAGCGGCGGGCGAGTTCGAAGTGATGAGAAAATGAGATTTGGGATTTTAAACAATTGAAAAAagtgatttaattatttatttgattatttatttaagtttgtTAGAGCAACTTTAAGGGTTGTTGAATCTTGTATCCGTCGTGTGTAATAACTTAAGTTTGTGGGATTCACTATGGTTCTTAATAGTTAAATCGtagatttaaataataaataagttgtTTCATGTGATAAAATAGACtccatttaaaatttttatattgcattTACTATTGGAggtgtttttaattaaatactgACCATATATATTTAGTCAGTTAGTTAAGTTTGTTAGTTAGTTACGATTACTTGATTATTTTACACTAATTAGTTTGTTAGAATTAATAAGTCATATTTTGTTTGAGAAactaaaatataactattaaatattaaatcataattCCATAGTGATAATCTATCTAATTGTATGATATACTCTATCCAATAAAATATCTATAACACCACAAAAGATTTGATTCGAAAACATGACTAATTAATTCAATTTGATagaattgatttatattcacaTTGTATACGAAAAAATCCATCGCATAGAAGTAAATATACTCTTAAAAGATATTCAGTATCtatatcaacaaaaaattaGATCTATTGTAATTTCAAACTATGGAAAGCTTCATCGTTCTTTCACCAATTTTGTTTTACAACATAGAAACCCTTCTAAATTAATCACCTAAATTACCAACAAATCatttaacaaaacaaaacaagatcGAAATTTTAACTAGAAAAACAAGATCGAAATCTTAGcaagaaaaacaaaactttaGCAAGAACAACAAGTtcgaaatattttttaagccAATTCATTATCAAAAGTGCTTCAGAAGCTGCAAATCGAAATCCTCCCATTCGAGTTCAATCAACGGTCTACGAACTGAATCGCTTCGCTTACGTACCCTCACGTTTTCCTCTAGGAGGGAACGAAGAGCGTTTCCAtgttggaattttttttaattgctcTCCGATTACACTGTTTCATCATTCTTTGTCATGGTGGTTGCCGTGCAGGATTTCGCCGGCGACAGATacaaaattgtaagtaattgcaattatatattaactaatttatgaaatatttaaattttatgaatcaattgagaaaattatatattcaattactatattatatcataatctttaaatatgaattattttaattaatattttacaattttaaagatGTGTTTGTCAATTTACCAAATTTATAGATTAAGTTAACTCGAacgcttttatttttttgagacCAATTAATTTATGcactttaaatttaatatatttttatcattacttcatatgtttttttaattagaatcaattaaatttattttgtaatataatttttcagtatattttatattttatttcaaatatgatgttctaaaataattttataatattaatattaaataattttttataacttttatttatatcaattgaatACCGATCCAATTTAAATCTAACATAATTTAActattcatattaattaatcCAATCAACTAAATAAATCAATGTTTGAAATAATAAGTACTGAATAAGATTggttatatatgtatatttaatattaaaaattgatttattcaactgttaatataattcaatttattattgatataaaagtATGACACCGATCTAAAGCAAGAAAATAGCATTGTATCGTTTTTATTCGATTCAAGTTTTTCTTTTGACGGATTTTTTTCCGTTCAAGTTTGTGTATACCTTATTAACAATCAGGTAttttcagaaaacaaatcatCTATTTATTATCCTAACTATCTAACGAGATTCGCTATAACTAAAACAAGATTCTGTTTGTAAAGGGTAGCGCGCGAGAATCGGCGAAAATATTTACACAACACACAATTGTTGATATAAATATAGAAATAGAGTTAGGATTCAAAACAGAAGCATACACGCAAGGTTTTTCTTCTGCGAATGATTCAGAAACCAAAAACCTTTCAGCCTCTACAACATGTCGCAACACTCCAATCGCACTGATTTGCTTCCTGATGAACTTATCGTCGAAATCCTCACATTGCTTACCGTAAAATCTATATTGCGATTAAAATGTGTAAGCAAGTCTTGGAATGCCCTAATCTCCAATCCCAAATTCGTTAAATTTCACCTTCAGCGATCGACACGAAACAAACAGCTACTGTTAACCTTGATTGCATCCAGTAGCTATGTCCATTGCGGTGTAGTAACGTTTCCAATACGCAGTTTACTTGAGAACATATCAACCACCCTTTGTTACGAACCGATGAACTACACGAACGATTGTAGTCGAGTAATTGGTTCGTGTAATGGATTGCTTTGTTTGCTCGGTTTTTCTAATACAATTGGACCTTCAAGTATCTGGATCCAGTTCTGGAATCCAGCCACAGGAATACTATCtgaaaaatttaaatctattaaCCATCCTCGCCATTATAGATATGAGAGGCTTAGATGCACATTTGGTTATGATAATTTATCTCACACGTATAAGGTTGTGGCTGTCACTTCTATGGAAGTCAAAGTTTTCAGTTTGAGTGACAATATTTGGAAACATCTTGAAAGTTTACCTGTATTTCCTATTGATTATGACTTTGTTCTTAATGCTTGTTTTGCCAATGATGGTGTGTATTTGAACAATGCGGTTAATTGGTtggcttttaaaaataacactGAACGTATTCATTATTTGAACGGCGTTCATGTTGAGAAACTTGTGGTTATCTCTATGGATCTTGGTACAGAGACCTATAGGCAGTTGTTGCTTCCTAAGGGTTTTGATAAAATGACAGCTGTTGTTGCGCCAATTATTTCTGTTTTGATGGACTGTCTGTGTTTTTCATACCATTTGATGGGAACTCATTTGGTTATATGGAAGATGACTGAATTTGGAAATGAACAATCTTGGACTCAATTTATTAGAATTAGGTTTCAAGATCTGCAAGTGGAAGAAGAGTTTGGTGACTCTATTTATCATAGATTGTTTCTGATTCCATTATTTCTTTCTGAGAATGGTGATACATTGATATTGGCTAGCAATATAGAAGAACAAGCAATAATATATCATTTGAGAGATAATAGAGTACGGCGAACCAAGGTGACCAATGATGTGATGTGGTTAATTTCCAAAGATTATGTTGAAAGTTTGGTTCCAATTTCCGGAacctaagtttttttttaatgagaaTTATGcattcattttgtttcttgtgtttaaattctactttttttttgtattttgttgtttCACTCATGTGTAATGAGTTACGGCACTATTAATTGATGtgttttttggattttttggaAGCGTTTATAGAAATTTTCTGCA
This region of Cicer arietinum cultivar CDC Frontier isolate Library 1 unplaced genomic scaffold, Cicar.CDCFrontier_v2.0 Ca_scaffold_5751_v2.0, whole genome shotgun sequence genomic DNA includes:
- the LOC101488419 gene encoding F-box/kelch-repeat protein At3g23880-like, with translation MSQHSNRTDLLPDELIVEILTLLTVKSILRLKCVSKSWNALISNPKFVKFHLQRSTRNKQLLLTLIASSSYVHCGVVTFPIRSLLENISTTLCYEPMNYTNDCSRVIGSCNGLLCLLGFSNTIGPSSIWIQFWNPATGILSEKFKSINHPRHYRYERLRCTFGYDNLSHTYKVVAVTSMEVKVFSLSDNIWKHLESLPVFPIDYDFVLNACFANDGVYLNNAVNWLAFKNNTERIHYLNGVHVEKLVVISMDLGTETYRQLLLPKGFDKMTAVVAPIISVLMDCLCFSYHLMGTHLVIWKMTEFGNEQSWTQFIRIRFQDLQVEEEFGDSIYHRLFLIPLFLSENGDTLILASNIEEQAIIYHLRDNRVRRTKVTNDVMWLISKDYVESLVPISGT